Proteins from a single region of Geothrix sp. PMB-07:
- a CDS encoding ROK family protein, with translation MDTKNLIGVDLGGTHMRAGRVENQNLVDLASRRTPASAEAQVVVDDLIATISSVFNSATSGIGIGVPSVVDVEQGIVYNVENIASWKEVHLKRALEDHFRVPVHVNNDANCFALGEYHFGKGRGAKGMLGLVVGTGLGAGLILNGRLYSGVNCGAGEIGNIPFRDHTYEYYVCGQRFQREFGKNGGDLHACALRGDEEALKAFRTFGRDFGKVIALALYAFDPDRIILGGSVSKAYGFYREAMLEELKGFIFQQSLKRLAIEVSEEPQIAVLGAAALCLDALATARVNIDASL, from the coding sequence ATGGATACGAAGAACCTCATCGGCGTGGATCTGGGCGGCACTCACATGCGGGCGGGCCGCGTGGAGAACCAGAACCTCGTGGACCTGGCCTCCCGTCGCACCCCGGCCAGCGCCGAAGCGCAGGTGGTGGTGGATGATCTCATCGCCACCATCAGCTCCGTGTTCAACTCCGCCACCTCGGGCATCGGCATTGGCGTGCCCAGCGTGGTGGATGTGGAACAGGGCATCGTCTATAACGTGGAGAACATCGCCTCCTGGAAGGAAGTTCATCTGAAACGGGCTCTGGAGGATCATTTCCGGGTGCCGGTCCATGTGAACAATGACGCGAACTGCTTCGCCCTGGGTGAGTACCACTTCGGCAAGGGCCGCGGCGCCAAGGGCATGCTGGGCCTCGTGGTGGGCACGGGCCTGGGAGCGGGGCTCATCCTCAATGGCCGCCTCTATTCCGGCGTCAACTGCGGCGCCGGGGAAATCGGCAACATCCCCTTTCGGGACCATACCTACGAGTACTACGTCTGCGGGCAGCGCTTCCAGCGCGAGTTCGGAAAGAATGGCGGCGATCTGCACGCCTGCGCCCTGCGCGGCGATGAGGAAGCCTTGAAGGCCTTCCGAACCTTTGGCCGGGATTTCGGCAAAGTCATCGCCCTCGCCCTCTACGCCTTCGACCCCGACCGCATCATCCTGGGTGGCTCAGTGTCCAAGGCTTATGGTTTCTACCGGGAGGCCATGCTGGAGGAGCTCAAGGGGTTCATCTTCCAACAGTCTCTGAAACGCCTGGCCATCGAGGTGAGTGAGGAACCTCAGATCGCTGTTCTGGGCGCCGCCGCCCTATGTTTGGATGCCTTGGCCACCGCCAGGGTTAATATTGATGCATCATTATAA
- a CDS encoding MFS transporter: protein MHRSLFKVGLIMLIFVVISFVTNILDPMGTDVQASFRLTEAQVGYLASALFIAYAVMSIPAGILVEKFSAKAVLLVAFAFSAAGALAFAARPSFAVAIPALFVIGVGFAMLQVVINPLLRVSGGEEHYAFFGNLSQMIFALGSTVSPHLYVYLVSGIHEGKKGGLIGALTRLVPGNMSWVALYWVFAAILGTMLVVIALVRLPKVALAEDEKVGSFSTILHLLKSKTVWAYFVGIVCYVGTEQGIATKIKPFLMNCHQVDPDLANRVAVSGFWGAMTLGCAVGLVLLKLFDAKKILVVFMAGGILTLLAALFGNRTTALVALPMMGFWCSVGWPLVFALALNSVDKHHGTFAGILCTGILGGAILPPLVGVIADHAGPMGLRYGLLAVLGTFAYLLLIGFWANPIISNATLGKSEPQAGQA, encoded by the coding sequence ATGCACCGAAGCCTCTTCAAGGTCGGCCTGATCATGCTGATCTTCGTCGTGATTTCCTTCGTGACGAACATTCTCGATCCCATGGGCACGGATGTGCAGGCCTCCTTCCGGCTCACGGAGGCCCAGGTGGGCTACCTGGCCTCGGCCCTCTTTATCGCCTACGCCGTGATGTCCATTCCAGCGGGCATCCTCGTCGAAAAGTTTTCGGCCAAGGCCGTGCTGCTGGTGGCCTTCGCCTTTTCGGCGGCGGGCGCGCTGGCTTTTGCGGCCCGGCCCTCCTTTGCGGTGGCCATTCCCGCGCTGTTTGTCATCGGCGTGGGCTTCGCCATGCTGCAGGTGGTCATCAACCCGCTGCTGCGGGTTTCCGGGGGAGAAGAACACTACGCCTTCTTCGGCAACCTGTCCCAGATGATCTTTGCGCTGGGCTCGACGGTGAGCCCTCATCTTTACGTGTACCTGGTCAGTGGCATCCATGAGGGGAAGAAGGGGGGGCTCATCGGTGCCCTGACCAGGTTGGTGCCGGGGAACATGTCGTGGGTAGCCCTCTATTGGGTGTTCGCCGCGATCCTCGGCACCATGTTGGTGGTGATCGCCCTGGTCCGCCTGCCGAAGGTGGCCTTGGCCGAAGATGAAAAGGTGGGTTCTTTCTCCACCATTCTGCACCTTCTGAAAAGCAAGACAGTGTGGGCCTATTTCGTGGGCATCGTCTGCTACGTGGGCACCGAACAGGGCATCGCCACGAAGATCAAGCCCTTCCTCATGAACTGCCATCAGGTGGACCCGGATCTGGCCAATCGCGTGGCGGTGTCGGGCTTCTGGGGCGCCATGACACTGGGCTGTGCCGTGGGCCTAGTGTTGCTGAAACTCTTCGATGCCAAGAAGATCCTGGTGGTCTTCATGGCGGGCGGCATCCTCACCCTGCTGGCGGCGCTCTTCGGCAATCGCACCACGGCGCTGGTAGCCCTGCCCATGATGGGCTTCTGGTGTTCCGTGGGCTGGCCGCTGGTGTTCGCCCTGGCGCTCAACTCGGTGGACAAGCACCATGGCACCTTCGCGGGCATCCTCTGCACGGGCATCCTCGGCGGTGCCATCCTGCCCCCCCTCGTGGGCGTGATCGCGGATCACGCCGGTCCCATGGGGCTGCGCTACGGGCTGCTGGCCGTTCTTGGCACCTTCGCCTACCTGCTCCTGATCGGCTTCTGGGCCAATCCCATCATCTCGAACGCCACGCTGGGGAAGAGCGAGCCCCAGGCTGGGCAGGCCTGA
- a CDS encoding glycoside hydrolase family 2 TIM barrel-domain containing protein, protein MFKRWLALWLFGTLLFGGVPDTGTSVLSGGWSIQAASKAGPATGLSVAGFKPAGWIKARVPATVMGALVDAGVYRDPYMGKNLEAISALPFQEAWWYRTEFMVAAAQKRLHTRLLLDGVNYRADVWLNGQQIAGRDAVYGTFRTFDLDITAHLKEGANALAIQVHPPEKGDFFMGFVDWNPEPQDRNMGLFREVKLRRSGAVSLENVYVRSEVDLATLKESRLTITSDLVNHEARTVSGDITGDIGAIHFKVSYSLGPKERKALTFSPETQPVLRIQNPRLWWPVNLGQPELYTLNLAVRTGQGASQSSSDAFSTRFGIRQVGTYLNEQGHRGFIVNGRKVLIRGGGWVDDLFLREDEKNLEAQFRHIKHMNLNTVRLEGFWGSSQKLYNLADRMGLLVMVGVSCQWEWIEYLGKPQEDETFGAAKTPDEIRLIASYLRDQVRWLRNHPSILVWVLGSDKLPWPEAEKQYAADLKELDPARPYLAATKSWTSALSGPTGVKMLGPYDYVTPNYWFEDTTRGGAYGFNTETGPGPQIPPLASLKQMIPAKDLWPLNKTWEFHCGRHEFNTLDRYLNAYSHRYGEAASVEEFAFKAQAANYEGMRAMFEAFGVNQPKATGVVQWMLNASWPKLYWQLYDYYLTPNGAYFGALKGCQPRNVVYNRAAKTVHVVNDTRTPIAGLKVKARMFNATSAKVFEKEVAVACEPGASAQVLDLKAVDAGSPLYFLDLQLSENGAPVADNFYWLSTSPDTLDDAHATWFMTPNTAFADFKGLSTLPQAQVKVASQFQKGIGTITLTNASDHLAFFLELGLVQGPGKGEVRSALWDDNYLSIPPHESRTVRVRFDPADLRGQTPRVRLAGWNIPAQD, encoded by the coding sequence ATGTTCAAGCGATGGTTGGCCCTGTGGCTGTTCGGGACGCTGCTGTTCGGCGGCGTCCCTGACACCGGGACGTCGGTGCTGAGTGGAGGTTGGTCCATCCAGGCCGCCTCCAAGGCTGGCCCGGCCACGGGGCTTTCCGTCGCGGGTTTCAAGCCCGCCGGTTGGATCAAGGCCAGGGTTCCCGCCACGGTCATGGGTGCGCTGGTGGATGCGGGCGTGTACCGGGATCCCTACATGGGGAAGAACCTGGAGGCCATCTCTGCATTGCCTTTCCAGGAGGCTTGGTGGTACCGCACCGAGTTCATGGTGGCGGCGGCCCAGAAACGGTTGCACACGAGGCTGCTTCTGGATGGCGTCAACTACCGCGCCGATGTCTGGCTCAATGGTCAGCAGATCGCGGGCAGGGATGCGGTCTACGGAACCTTTCGCACCTTTGATCTCGACATCACCGCCCACCTCAAGGAAGGCGCGAACGCTCTGGCCATCCAGGTGCATCCGCCGGAGAAGGGCGATTTCTTCATGGGCTTCGTGGATTGGAATCCTGAACCCCAGGATCGCAACATGGGCCTCTTCCGCGAGGTGAAGCTCCGCCGCTCGGGCGCTGTTTCTCTCGAGAACGTCTATGTCCGCAGCGAGGTGGATCTCGCCACCCTGAAGGAATCCCGCCTCACCATCACCTCCGACCTGGTGAACCATGAAGCCCGAACGGTTTCCGGCGACATCACTGGAGACATCGGCGCCATCCATTTCAAGGTGTCCTACAGCTTGGGGCCCAAGGAAAGGAAGGCCCTCACCTTCTCGCCGGAAACGCAGCCCGTTCTTCGCATCCAGAACCCGCGCTTGTGGTGGCCCGTGAACCTGGGGCAGCCCGAGCTCTACACGTTGAACCTCGCCGTCCGGACAGGGCAGGGGGCCAGCCAGAGCAGCAGTGACGCCTTCAGCACACGCTTCGGCATCCGCCAGGTGGGCACTTATCTGAACGAGCAGGGCCACCGGGGCTTCATCGTCAATGGCCGCAAAGTGCTCATCCGCGGCGGTGGTTGGGTGGACGACCTCTTCCTGCGGGAAGACGAGAAGAACCTGGAAGCCCAGTTCCGCCACATCAAGCACATGAACCTCAACACGGTGCGCCTCGAAGGCTTCTGGGGCAGCAGCCAGAAGCTCTACAACCTGGCGGACCGCATGGGCCTGCTGGTGATGGTGGGCGTGAGCTGCCAGTGGGAGTGGATCGAGTACCTGGGCAAACCCCAGGAGGACGAAACCTTCGGTGCTGCCAAAACCCCTGACGAAATCCGCCTCATCGCCAGCTACCTGCGGGATCAGGTGCGCTGGCTCCGCAACCATCCCAGCATTCTGGTGTGGGTGCTGGGCAGTGACAAACTGCCCTGGCCCGAGGCCGAGAAACAGTACGCCGCAGATCTGAAGGAACTGGATCCGGCGCGGCCCTACCTGGCCGCCACCAAGAGCTGGACCAGCGCCCTCAGTGGACCCACCGGCGTGAAGATGCTGGGGCCCTACGACTACGTGACCCCCAACTACTGGTTCGAGGACACCACCCGCGGTGGCGCCTATGGCTTCAACACCGAAACGGGCCCAGGCCCGCAGATTCCGCCGCTCGCCTCACTCAAGCAGATGATCCCGGCCAAGGACCTGTGGCCCCTGAACAAGACCTGGGAGTTCCACTGCGGGCGCCACGAGTTCAACACGCTGGACCGCTATCTGAACGCCTACAGCCACCGCTATGGCGAGGCCGCCTCGGTGGAGGAATTCGCCTTCAAGGCCCAGGCCGCCAACTACGAAGGCATGCGCGCCATGTTCGAGGCCTTCGGTGTCAACCAGCCCAAGGCCACCGGCGTGGTGCAGTGGATGTTGAACGCCTCCTGGCCCAAGCTCTACTGGCAGCTCTACGACTACTACCTGACGCCCAACGGCGCCTACTTCGGTGCCCTCAAGGGCTGCCAGCCGCGCAACGTCGTCTACAACCGCGCCGCGAAAACGGTGCACGTGGTGAATGACACCCGCACACCCATCGCGGGCCTCAAGGTGAAGGCGCGGATGTTCAATGCCACCTCGGCAAAGGTCTTCGAGAAGGAGGTAGCGGTCGCCTGCGAACCTGGGGCCTCGGCGCAGGTGCTGGACCTCAAGGCAGTGGATGCAGGGTCGCCTCTCTACTTCCTTGACCTGCAGCTTTCAGAGAACGGCGCGCCCGTGGCGGACAACTTCTACTGGCTGTCCACCTCACCGGACACCCTGGACGATGCCCACGCCACCTGGTTCATGACGCCGAACACCGCCTTCGCCGACTTCAAGGGCCTGAGCACCCTGCCCCAGGCCCAGGTGAAGGTGGCCTCCCAATTCCAGAAAGGCATCGGCACCATCACGCTGACCAACGCCAGCGATCACCTGGCCTTCTTCTTGGAGCTGGGCCTGGTCCAGGGGCCTGGCAAGGGCGAGGTCCGTTCGGCGCTCTGGGATGACAACTACCTGTCCATCCCGCCCCATGAATCGAGGACCGTGCGCGTGCGCTTCGATCCCGCCGACCTGAGGGGCCAGACGCCGCGCGTCCGTCTCGCGGGTTGGAACATCCCCGCGCAGGACTGA
- a CDS encoding beta-N-acetylhexosaminidase: MIASNLEAQEILPKPRVRTPLAGTFNLGAQTRICAGNQTKGLAEQLRQYLHPATGLDLALVPKEDVGTIALVLDPSRSALGDEGYRLEVRPERVRIEASKPAGLFYGLQTFRQLLPPQVFREARVTGVAWQVPAQIIEDSPRFAWRGNHMDVSRHFMPKAFIKKHLDLMALHKLNVFHWHLTDDQGWRLEIKKYPRLTEVGAWRKATVIPYANRDDHQVILPYDNVPHGGFYTQEDVREIVQYAADRFITIVPEIEMPGHSSAAVAAYPDLGNFPERKVEVVGNFGVFPSTFNVSDKTQAFLRDVLDEVVALFPSHYIHIGGDECPKGEWAQSEAALARMKALGLLEAKATLEDLQGYRNEKGEAADHPALLKLQSWFIRQVVLHLAAKGRAIIGWDEIMEGGIDREAAIMAWNRGDLVAKAAREGHDVVATPIDQTYFDHYQSKGPEPYTIGGLLTLEQVYAYEPVPAGLDEAARHHILGAQAQIWTEYQPTPRHVEYMLWPRLAALAEVLWSPREGRSLEAFLPRLREDLRRLEALDVTFRPLSGPKGYDLHARPITTLHAQ; encoded by the coding sequence TTGATCGCATCGAACCTGGAAGCCCAGGAAATTCTTCCGAAACCCCGGGTTCGCACCCCCTTGGCGGGCACTTTCAACCTGGGGGCCCAGACCCGGATTTGCGCTGGAAACCAGACAAAGGGGTTGGCCGAGCAACTGCGGCAGTACCTTCATCCAGCCACCGGGTTGGATCTGGCCCTGGTGCCCAAAGAAGACGTGGGAACCATCGCGCTGGTGCTGGATCCCTCCCGGTCTGCCCTGGGAGATGAAGGCTACCGCCTGGAGGTCAGGCCTGAGCGGGTACGGATCGAGGCCTCAAAACCGGCAGGTCTCTTCTATGGTCTCCAGACCTTTCGGCAGTTGCTTCCGCCCCAGGTGTTCCGCGAAGCCCGGGTGACGGGGGTGGCTTGGCAGGTTCCAGCCCAGATCATTGAGGACAGCCCCCGTTTCGCCTGGCGCGGCAACCATATGGATGTCTCCCGCCACTTCATGCCCAAGGCCTTCATCAAAAAGCACCTGGATCTGATGGCCCTGCATAAGCTCAATGTCTTCCACTGGCATCTGACGGACGACCAGGGCTGGCGCCTCGAAATCAAGAAATACCCCCGCCTGACGGAGGTCGGTGCCTGGCGCAAGGCCACCGTAATCCCCTACGCCAACCGGGACGACCACCAGGTGATTCTCCCCTACGACAATGTGCCGCACGGTGGGTTCTATACCCAGGAGGATGTTCGCGAGATCGTGCAGTACGCCGCGGACCGCTTCATCACCATCGTTCCCGAGATCGAGATGCCCGGCCACAGCAGCGCCGCCGTGGCGGCCTATCCCGACCTGGGCAACTTCCCCGAGCGGAAGGTGGAGGTGGTTGGCAACTTTGGCGTGTTTCCCAGCACCTTCAACGTGAGCGACAAGACTCAGGCCTTTCTCAGGGATGTGTTGGACGAGGTGGTGGCGCTGTTCCCCTCCCACTACATCCATATTGGCGGGGACGAATGCCCCAAGGGTGAGTGGGCTCAGAGCGAGGCGGCCCTGGCGCGGATGAAGGCCCTCGGGCTGCTGGAAGCCAAGGCCACCCTGGAGGACCTTCAGGGTTACCGCAATGAAAAGGGCGAAGCTGCAGACCATCCCGCCCTGCTCAAGCTCCAGAGCTGGTTCATTCGGCAGGTGGTCCTGCATCTGGCCGCCAAGGGACGGGCCATCATCGGCTGGGACGAGATCATGGAAGGCGGCATCGACCGGGAGGCGGCGATCATGGCCTGGAACCGGGGCGACCTGGTGGCCAAGGCCGCGCGGGAAGGCCATGACGTGGTGGCGACCCCCATCGATCAGACCTACTTCGACCACTACCAGAGCAAGGGGCCCGAGCCCTACACCATCGGTGGGTTGCTCACCCTGGAGCAGGTCTACGCCTATGAACCGGTTCCCGCCGGTCTCGACGAGGCCGCCCGGCACCACATCCTTGGCGCCCAGGCCCAGATCTGGACCGAGTACCAGCCCACGCCGCGGCATGTGGAATACATGCTTTGGCCACGTCTGGCCGCGCTCGCGGAGGTACTCTGGTCCCCTCGGGAAGGCCGCAGCCTGGAGGCGTTCCTGCCCCGCCTGCGGGAGGATCTCCGACGCCTGGAGGCGCTGGATGTGACCTTCCGTCCCCTATCCGGTCCCAAGGGCTATGACCTGCATGCCCGACCCATCACCACCCTCCATGCCCAATGA
- a CDS encoding ROK family transcriptional regulator, whose protein sequence is MKKATHQATKEHNTTLVLKTIYHDDQISRADIARTTSLTRTTVSEIVTELIGTGLVKETGIAPSTIGKPAIYVDFDAHARQLICVDLSGDEFQGALVNLKGDVLLRHALPVEGRKGEAALQLAHRLVEGLWAEATVPVLGIGIGTPGPVDTEKGIIRQAVNLGWTNLDLRESLGGRYNVPIHIANDSHVAALAECAYGGHGRTPSLVLIKVGEGIGSGIVLNGNLHTGDGFSAGEVGHLCVVCEGRPCRCGNLGCLETVASTPSVLQLLKEQAQRDPAAPLGRAQASRGLSLDLLREGSDGGDSQARGLVRDLGTHLGVVAASLAGVLNVHKIILSGMPSLFGEPLLEAMRAEIRARILPEQAMETQVCFSSIGSDIVIQGACALVLRKELNLP, encoded by the coding sequence ATGAAAAAAGCCACGCACCAAGCCACCAAGGAACACAACACGACCCTCGTGTTGAAGACCATCTACCACGACGATCAGATCAGCCGCGCCGACATCGCCCGCACCACCAGCCTCACCCGCACCACCGTCTCCGAAATCGTCACCGAGCTGATCGGAACCGGCCTGGTCAAAGAGACCGGCATCGCCCCCTCCACCATCGGAAAACCCGCCATCTACGTCGATTTCGACGCTCACGCCCGCCAGCTCATCTGTGTCGATCTCAGCGGCGACGAGTTCCAAGGCGCCCTGGTCAATCTCAAGGGCGATGTGCTTCTCCGCCATGCCCTGCCCGTGGAGGGCCGCAAAGGCGAGGCCGCCTTGCAACTGGCCCACCGCCTGGTCGAAGGGCTGTGGGCCGAGGCAACGGTCCCCGTCCTCGGCATCGGCATCGGAACGCCCGGCCCTGTGGATACGGAAAAGGGCATCATCCGCCAGGCCGTGAACCTCGGCTGGACGAACCTGGATCTGCGCGAAAGCCTAGGCGGGCGCTACAACGTGCCCATCCACATCGCCAACGACAGCCACGTGGCTGCCCTGGCGGAATGCGCCTACGGCGGCCACGGGCGCACCCCCAGCCTGGTGCTCATCAAGGTGGGCGAGGGCATCGGCTCGGGCATCGTCCTGAACGGCAACCTCCACACCGGCGATGGCTTCAGTGCCGGTGAGGTGGGACATCTCTGCGTCGTGTGCGAGGGGCGCCCCTGCCGCTGCGGCAACCTCGGCTGCCTCGAAACCGTGGCCAGCACCCCTTCCGTGCTTCAGCTCCTCAAGGAGCAGGCCCAGCGCGACCCCGCTGCGCCCTTGGGCCGGGCCCAGGCCTCCCGGGGGCTTTCCCTCGACCTGCTTCGGGAGGGCTCCGACGGCGGTGATTCGCAGGCCCGTGGCCTGGTGCGCGACCTGGGCACCCACCTGGGTGTCGTGGCCGCCAGCCTCGCCGGCGTGCTCAACGTCCACAAGATCATCCTCTCCGGCATGCCCAGCCTCTTTGGCGAACCTCTGCTGGAGGCCATGCGCGCCGAAATCCGCGCCCGCATCCTCCCCGAACAGGCCATGGAGACCCAGGTCTGCTTCTCCTCCATCGGCTCCGACATCGTCATCCAGGGCGCCTGCGCCCTCGTTCTCCGCAAAGAACTCAACCTTCCATGA
- a CDS encoding TonB-dependent receptor encodes MRNLTRFSSLALSLAVGPVLLAQSSTGSIVGVVKDHAGAPLANAKITLASPALFAPRVVVTDAKGEWRAFLLPAGVYRLTATADGYVSSGADDVRVGLGSALRQDLSLKKISEASAVVEVVSSSVGVDKSDTKTSVNFNAAQLEAIPTGAGGDRAFKGALSLTPGVVTETPSGRVSMRGSTVQGVQYRVNGADVKNDYSGEMGEDGKERWVVEDNIEDIQVVLSPLHARYGRNMGGQVNVVTKSGSNDFRGSVRATFSRDSWRALGPNDEAGNAANRADHLNTDYQVTLGGPIIKDRLWFSLATILTPSSSVQNQFGWFGPAGWQRPTWAPFATGNANIDHVTGAFNGGHFTDPNPAVGAGVPAGYTYNRGDGNTPFNQNTKSSYLEAKLSGAINQDHIVEFAFMNASEEKTNTDANDDVWHTTRIAALGTLKTDRYNYAVNYRGSLSSTLYLEAMYATNGRNVDRPKGDEKYGGGQEAIYAYGSGHQDVVNGGPYPNWRHGMPFGVWSGPGTVKSKSTTYNVNLKWLADDHQFDFGLDGFKSDYMTDSYLNLTQIGANNRQFNIGGQFSNAAGNFLFPVIKFTGLGNFQSKWDGYFPWDAGLAPTMVQYLGPKNAHVISDNQSVYANDMWTLNAHWNVMLGLRFDSQKLSDATGKDLAKTTDISPRLQVRYDIHGDSRQLITFTAAQYTGDFSQSFASAFAANAQSKAAYYGMTHTNGGTVALPTPGVAGDPVAGVDMYGVRFVDYATLVDPRNYKAIYKFADNSTQNVLDGSIKPPVIDEVSLGYNHAFTDGSNVRFTYVRREWKRQWAISEDYAVDQQVLLTDPTGSGLPPLYGQVRHYFNSDDLKREYNALETEFNVKTKGIWSWGGSWTYSRLTGNDEGGDDIASKSALRDNTPSQYFLDRRWLLAHGVPESSFAPYGRLGNDATHRIRLYTTATIPFGKGGEISFSWMGSGILGTPWGVSNQVSLGMTNLGADSHGVAYTQGDGRQYASYMGGRRPFEQNDIYRVDFRMAFKVPLSLWRVNLFGDVMVNNFFNTIRQGQYVQNVSGSAAGIASAGADMGNPNWTDNRMWTQPRSVTASLGLRF; translated from the coding sequence ATGCGAAACTTGACCCGGTTTTCTTCCCTTGCCCTGAGCCTGGCGGTCGGCCCCGTGCTGCTGGCCCAGTCCTCCACGGGTTCCATCGTGGGCGTGGTCAAAGACCACGCCGGCGCACCCCTGGCCAACGCCAAGATCACCTTGGCCTCCCCCGCCCTCTTCGCCCCCCGCGTGGTCGTCACCGACGCCAAGGGCGAGTGGCGGGCCTTCCTGCTTCCCGCCGGCGTCTACCGCCTGACGGCCACCGCCGACGGGTACGTCTCGTCCGGCGCCGATGATGTCCGCGTGGGCCTCGGCAGCGCCCTCCGCCAGGATCTCTCCCTGAAGAAGATCTCGGAAGCCAGCGCGGTCGTCGAAGTCGTCAGCTCCTCCGTGGGCGTCGACAAGAGCGACACCAAGACCTCCGTCAACTTCAATGCCGCGCAGCTGGAAGCCATCCCCACGGGCGCCGGCGGCGACCGCGCCTTCAAGGGCGCCCTCTCCCTCACCCCCGGTGTCGTCACCGAAACCCCCTCCGGCCGCGTCAGCATGCGCGGCAGCACGGTGCAGGGCGTCCAGTACCGCGTGAATGGCGCTGACGTGAAGAACGACTACAGCGGCGAAATGGGCGAGGACGGCAAAGAGCGCTGGGTGGTCGAAGACAACATCGAAGACATCCAGGTGGTGCTCTCCCCCCTGCACGCCCGCTACGGCCGCAACATGGGCGGTCAGGTGAACGTGGTCACCAAGAGCGGCAGCAATGACTTCCGCGGATCTGTGCGCGCGACCTTCAGCCGTGATTCCTGGCGCGCCCTCGGCCCCAACGATGAAGCTGGCAACGCCGCCAACCGCGCCGATCATCTCAACACCGATTACCAGGTCACCCTGGGCGGCCCCATCATCAAGGACCGCCTCTGGTTCAGCCTGGCCACGATTCTCACGCCTTCCTCCTCGGTGCAGAACCAGTTCGGCTGGTTCGGCCCCGCCGGCTGGCAGCGCCCCACCTGGGCTCCCTTCGCCACGGGCAACGCGAACATCGACCACGTGACGGGCGCCTTCAACGGCGGGCACTTCACCGATCCCAACCCGGCGGTGGGCGCTGGCGTTCCCGCCGGCTACACCTACAACCGCGGCGATGGCAACACGCCCTTCAACCAGAACACCAAGAGCAGCTACCTGGAAGCCAAGCTCTCCGGCGCCATCAACCAGGATCACATCGTCGAATTCGCCTTCATGAACGCCAGCGAAGAGAAGACGAACACCGATGCCAATGACGACGTGTGGCACACCACCCGTATCGCCGCTCTGGGCACCCTCAAGACCGACCGCTACAACTACGCCGTGAACTACCGCGGGTCCCTCAGCTCGACCCTGTACCTCGAAGCGATGTACGCCACCAATGGCCGCAACGTGGACCGGCCCAAGGGCGACGAGAAGTACGGCGGCGGCCAGGAGGCCATCTACGCCTACGGCTCAGGCCACCAGGATGTGGTGAATGGCGGCCCCTACCCCAACTGGCGCCACGGCATGCCCTTCGGCGTGTGGAGCGGCCCCGGCACGGTGAAGAGTAAGTCCACCACCTACAACGTGAACCTGAAGTGGCTGGCGGATGACCACCAGTTCGACTTCGGTCTGGATGGTTTCAAGAGCGACTACATGACCGACTCTTATCTGAACCTCACCCAGATCGGAGCCAACAACCGCCAGTTCAACATCGGCGGCCAGTTCTCCAACGCCGCTGGCAACTTCCTCTTCCCGGTCATCAAGTTCACCGGGCTCGGCAACTTCCAGTCCAAGTGGGACGGCTACTTCCCCTGGGATGCGGGCCTCGCTCCCACCATGGTCCAGTACCTCGGGCCCAAGAACGCCCACGTCATCAGCGACAACCAGAGTGTCTACGCCAATGACATGTGGACGCTGAACGCCCACTGGAACGTGATGCTGGGCCTCCGCTTCGACAGCCAGAAGCTGTCCGACGCCACTGGCAAGGACCTGGCCAAGACCACGGACATCAGCCCCCGCCTGCAGGTGCGTTACGACATCCACGGCGACAGCCGCCAGCTCATCACCTTCACGGCCGCCCAGTACACCGGCGACTTCTCCCAGTCCTTCGCGTCGGCCTTCGCCGCCAACGCCCAGTCCAAGGCCGCCTACTACGGCATGACCCACACCAACGGCGGCACGGTGGCCCTCCCCACCCCCGGCGTGGCGGGCGATCCCGTGGCCGGCGTCGACATGTATGGCGTCCGCTTCGTGGATTACGCCACCCTGGTGGACCCACGGAACTACAAGGCCATCTACAAGTTCGCCGACAACTCCACCCAGAACGTGCTGGACGGCAGCATCAAGCCGCCCGTCATCGACGAAGTGTCCCTGGGCTACAACCACGCCTTCACCGACGGCTCCAACGTTCGCTTCACCTACGTGCGGCGCGAATGGAAGCGCCAGTGGGCCATTTCCGAAGACTACGCCGTGGATCAGCAGGTCCTCCTGACGGATCCCACCGGGTCCGGCCTGCCTCCCCTCTACGGTCAGGTTCGCCACTACTTCAACAGCGACGACCTGAAGCGCGAGTACAACGCGCTGGAAACCGAGTTCAACGTCAAGACCAAGGGCATCTGGTCCTGGGGCGGCAGCTGGACCTACAGCCGCCTCACGGGCAACGATGAGGGTGGTGATGACATCGCCTCCAAGTCGGCCCTGCGCGACAACACCCCCAGCCAGTATTTCCTGGACCGTCGCTGGCTCCTGGCCCACGGCGTGCCTGAGTCCTCCTTCGCCCCCTACGGCCGCCTCGGCAACGATGCCACTCACCGCATCCGCCTCTACACCACCGCCACCATTCCCTTCGGCAAGGGCGGAGAGATCAGCTTCTCCTGGATGGGCAGCGGCATCCTCGGCACCCCCTGGGGCGTGTCAAACCAGGTCTCCCTGGGCATGACCAACCTCGGCGCCGATTCCCACGGCGTGGCCTACACCCAGGGCGATGGCCGCCAATACGCCAGCTACATGGGCGGACGTCGGCCCTTCGAGCAGAACGACATCTACCGCGTCGACTTCCGCATGGCCTTCAAGGTGCCACTCTCTCTCTGGCGCGTGAACCTTTTCGGCGATGTCATGGTCAACAACTTCTTCAACACCATCCGTCAGGGCCAGTACGTCCAGAACGTCAGTGGCAGCGCCGCTGGCATCGCGAGTGCCGGTGCGGACATGGGCAATCCCAACTGGACCGACAACCGCATGTGGACCCAGCCCCGCTCCGTCACCGCCAGCCTTGGCCTGCGTTTCTAA